One segment of Paenibacillus rhizovicinus DNA contains the following:
- a CDS encoding CehA/McbA family metallohydrolase domain-containing protein — MATRNGFMDGGSWYKGNLHGHTTLSDGKLTPEQFREAYKQKGYHFIAHSEHDFFSNFEQENEPNFILLPASEVGIRMPKDDVRIFHLHVIMGTDEHLAAATKEPLKHMEPIVWPDFVGFETAQAFIDDMVARGNIVMFNHPHWSTVEWEDVYALENLFALEVYNHCSEWMENMGNSRVMWETLLRKGKKLWGTATDDNHNNYPLDSIYCDSFGGWVVVKAPELTRNAVISALLEGSFYSSTGPEIYDFRIENDEVIFECSPVERIYMNGDLRQYQIELGENITSLRKKLRGDEKFVRIECYDKFGKFAFTNPIYLD, encoded by the coding sequence ATGGCGACAAGAAACGGATTTATGGACGGCGGCAGCTGGTATAAAGGCAATTTGCACGGACATACCACCTTATCCGACGGCAAGCTGACGCCGGAACAGTTCCGCGAGGCTTATAAGCAAAAAGGGTATCATTTCATTGCGCACTCCGAGCATGACTTCTTCTCCAACTTCGAGCAGGAGAACGAACCGAATTTCATCCTGCTGCCCGCCAGCGAAGTGGGCATTCGCATGCCGAAAGACGATGTCCGAATCTTCCATCTCCATGTCATTATGGGGACGGACGAGCACCTGGCAGCGGCGACGAAAGAGCCGCTCAAGCATATGGAGCCCATCGTTTGGCCGGATTTCGTAGGCTTTGAGACGGCGCAGGCATTCATCGACGACATGGTGGCACGAGGCAATATCGTGATGTTTAACCATCCGCACTGGTCCACGGTAGAATGGGAGGACGTCTATGCGCTCGAGAATCTGTTCGCGCTGGAAGTTTACAATCATTGCTCGGAATGGATGGAGAACATGGGCAATTCCCGCGTGATGTGGGAGACGCTGCTGCGCAAAGGCAAGAAGCTGTGGGGCACGGCGACGGACGATAATCACAACAATTATCCGCTTGACTCCATCTACTGCGACTCCTTCGGCGGCTGGGTCGTTGTCAAAGCTCCCGAGCTGACGCGGAACGCCGTGATCAGCGCATTGCTCGAAGGCAGCTTCTACTCCTCGACAGGTCCGGAAATTTACGATTTCCGCATCGAGAATGACGAAGTCATCTTCGAATGTTCGCCGGTGGAGCGCATCTACATGAACGGCGATCTTCGCCAGTATCAAATCGAGTTGGGCGAGAATATCACGTCGCTTCGCAAAAAATTACGCGGAGACGAGAAATTCGTCCGAATCGAATGTTATGATAAGTTTGGTAAATTCGCGTTTACCAATCCCATTTATTTGGATTAA
- a CDS encoding carbohydrate ABC transporter permease, with amino-acid sequence MVNKILRNPYVLIAPAVILVCVFSLYPAIFAVQVSFLNWDTVLGTKHFVGLKNYINIFHDPVFWKVMRNTLYYSLFTVVIGMVLAFLLGIFFQENKWVDNLVQSIIFTPHILSSVSITVMWMWLMDPGRGILNYVLHQVGLPTLKWMMSPDTSLMSIIIVTIWKGLGYSVMIVIAGLQSIPSYIYEAAKLDNAGRFTRLFRITLPLLSPTLFFMFITATIASFSSFDIVSLMTKGGPENSTNLVVYWIYQIGFLQFNIGKASAGSVLFMLFVSIVAIANYYFFAKKVHYQ; translated from the coding sequence ATGGTTAATAAAATCCTTCGCAACCCGTATGTGCTTATTGCGCCGGCCGTCATTCTCGTATGCGTATTTTCCTTATATCCGGCCATCTTCGCGGTGCAGGTCAGCTTCCTCAACTGGGATACCGTGCTAGGTACGAAGCACTTTGTCGGATTGAAAAACTACATCAACATTTTTCATGATCCCGTGTTCTGGAAGGTCATGAGAAACACGCTCTATTACAGCCTCTTTACCGTCGTGATCGGGATGGTACTCGCCTTTCTGCTAGGAATCTTCTTTCAGGAGAACAAATGGGTGGACAATCTCGTGCAGAGCATTATCTTCACGCCGCACATTCTGTCCAGCGTCTCCATCACCGTGATGTGGATGTGGCTGATGGATCCGGGCAGGGGCATTCTCAACTACGTGCTGCATCAGGTTGGACTGCCGACGCTCAAATGGATGATGAGTCCCGATACGTCGCTAATGTCCATCATCATCGTCACCATTTGGAAAGGGCTTGGCTACAGCGTAATGATCGTGATCGCAGGACTGCAGTCCATCCCCAGCTACATTTATGAAGCCGCCAAGCTCGACAATGCCGGGAGATTTACAAGACTGTTCCGCATTACGCTGCCGCTGCTGTCGCCGACGCTGTTCTTCATGTTCATTACGGCGACCATCGCTTCCTTCAGTTCATTCGATATCGTGAGCTTGATGACCAAGGGCGGACCGGAGAATTCGACGAATTTGGTCGTGTACTGGATCTATCAGATCGGATTCTTACAGTTCAATATCGGTAAAGCAAGCGCGGGCTCGGTCCTGTTCATGCTGTTCGTGAGCATCGTCGCCATCGCGAATTATTACTTCTTCGCCAAGAAAGTCCACTATCAATAG
- a CDS encoding carbohydrate ABC transporter permease: MRYTVKAMRVLMLLALVLTFAFPFAWVVSTSLKTYVESIQFPPDLIPHVPQLVNYKTAWIHIHFFHYATNSVIITLSVAFGQLLVCIPAAYAFAKKKFRFSGILFALVLVDLVLPTQVSFVPMYVLVSDLHWLDTYWGLIVPFVFSSFTIFFLTQAFRQIPEELLDAAKLDQASELQIITRLMVPISKPFLLTTLLFTCIGKWNDYFWPLVLTNSEAVRTLPMTVKSLVADTRGVTHWNEVMAGNMMLIIPVLVLYLTANRFIKSAFVYGIK; encoded by the coding sequence ATGAGATATACGGTCAAAGCCATGCGCGTCCTCATGCTCCTTGCGTTAGTCCTCACGTTCGCGTTCCCGTTCGCCTGGGTAGTGAGTACCTCCCTGAAAACGTACGTGGAATCCATCCAATTCCCGCCGGACTTGATTCCGCACGTCCCGCAGCTCGTCAACTACAAGACGGCATGGATTCATATTCATTTCTTCCATTACGCGACGAACTCCGTGATCATCACGCTCTCCGTTGCATTCGGACAGCTGCTCGTTTGTATACCGGCTGCCTATGCCTTTGCCAAGAAGAAGTTCAGGTTCTCCGGTATTCTCTTCGCGCTGGTCCTGGTCGACTTGGTGCTGCCCACCCAAGTGAGCTTCGTCCCCATGTACGTGCTGGTCAGCGACTTGCACTGGCTCGACACCTACTGGGGCCTGATCGTCCCATTTGTGTTCTCGTCCTTTACGATCTTCTTCCTGACGCAGGCATTCCGGCAAATTCCCGAAGAATTGCTGGATGCCGCCAAGCTCGACCAAGCCTCCGAGCTGCAGATCATTACCCGGCTCATGGTGCCGATCTCGAAGCCCTTCCTATTGACCACCCTCTTGTTCACCTGCATCGGCAAGTGGAACGACTACTTCTGGCCGCTCGTCCTAACCAATTCGGAAGCCGTACGAACCTTGCCGATGACGGTTAAAAGCTTGGTTGCCGATACCCGCGGCGTCACCCATTGGAATGAAGTCATGGCAGGCAACATGATGTTGATCATCCCGGTGCTCGTTCTCTATCTGACGGCGAACCGCTTCATTAAGAGTGCTTTTGTCTACGGTATTAAGTAA
- a CDS encoding DeoR/GlpR family DNA-binding transcription regulator: MSMILAELNAKGRVTVNELAEQLNVSKVTIRRDLDVLSRENKLIIVHGGGIKPNFTLYEAPYSDRNSVFIEEKQRVGMKAVELINDYDVIALGVGTTTIQIANHLFNKKNLTIITGCIQVLNSLIERKKSGYFTGKLIFLGGEIDTDQMFASGSMTIELLEKFHIDKAFIGANGYSIADGITTYDIDEGNFLKKMVQRSNKVHVVIDHSKIDVKSMYTYAEYNDIDCVICNIDPPIEWKEKLTSSGIDWVVAD, translated from the coding sequence ATGAGCATGATTTTGGCGGAATTGAATGCCAAGGGCAGAGTAACGGTCAACGAACTCGCCGAACAATTGAATGTTTCCAAAGTGACGATCCGCCGGGATCTCGACGTATTAAGCCGGGAGAATAAGCTGATTATCGTGCACGGGGGCGGAATCAAGCCGAACTTCACCCTTTACGAAGCGCCGTATAGCGATCGCAACTCCGTCTTTATCGAGGAGAAGCAGCGCGTTGGCATGAAGGCGGTTGAACTGATCAACGATTACGATGTGATCGCGCTCGGCGTAGGTACGACGACGATTCAAATCGCCAACCATTTATTCAACAAGAAGAACCTGACGATCATCACCGGATGCATCCAGGTATTGAATAGTCTCATCGAGCGGAAGAAGTCCGGGTATTTCACGGGAAAGCTTATTTTTCTCGGAGGTGAGATCGACACGGATCAAATGTTTGCATCGGGCTCGATGACGATCGAATTGCTGGAGAAATTCCATATCGATAAGGCTTTCATCGGCGCGAACGGTTATTCGATCGCCGACGGCATTACCACCTATGACATCGATGAGGGCAATTTTCTGAAAAAGATGGTCCAGCGTTCGAATAAAGTGCATGTCGTGATCGATCATTCGAAGATCGACGTCAAATCCATGTACACGTATGCGGAGTATAATGATATCGATTGCGTCATTTGCAATATAGATCCCCCGATTGAGTGGAAAGAAAAACTCACCTCTTCCGGCATTGATTGGGTAGTGGCTGATTGA
- a CDS encoding histidinol-phosphatase HisJ family protein has product MQVPKTIVDQHVHSGYSPDSEEPLRNIVAHAVKLGKPAVVTTDHFDYDCKFFKKDILIDMDSYEREVAELRQTHDIEIRKGIEVGYRQDYHEAINHYLERYSFDLVLLSAHNNGVVDYSEEAFVNQPMDRILTEYFSHVCEAVERMDNYDVVAHLDYVARYTKTMVGVPDYERCRSILYDLFKTIIRKEKVLELNTTGLFRQGWIHPHAYLIEMYLDLGGKRFSLGSDAHRVGSIEQGFGQALDLLKSYGIHEVVQFRNRVPQLVLI; this is encoded by the coding sequence ATGCAAGTACCCAAAACGATTGTGGATCAGCACGTACATTCCGGCTACTCGCCTGACTCGGAAGAACCCTTGCGAAATATCGTTGCCCATGCCGTAAAGCTTGGCAAGCCAGCTGTCGTGACGACGGATCATTTCGATTATGACTGCAAGTTTTTCAAGAAAGACATCCTGATCGATATGGACAGCTATGAACGCGAGGTAGCCGAATTGCGTCAAACGCATGATATCGAAATTCGGAAAGGCATCGAGGTCGGATACCGGCAGGACTATCACGAAGCCATCAATCATTATCTGGAGCGCTATTCCTTCGATCTTGTTCTTCTCTCCGCTCATAATAACGGCGTGGTCGATTATTCGGAGGAAGCCTTTGTCAACCAACCGATGGATCGCATTCTGACAGAGTACTTCTCACATGTCTGCGAAGCCGTCGAACGGATGGATAATTACGATGTGGTTGCCCATCTCGATTACGTCGCCCGTTATACGAAGACGATGGTCGGCGTCCCGGATTACGAGCGCTGCCGCTCGATTCTCTACGACTTGTTCAAAACGATCATACGCAAGGAGAAAGTGCTGGAGCTGAATACGACCGGACTGTTTCGGCAAGGGTGGATCCATCCGCACGCCTATTTGATCGAGATGTACTTGGATTTGGGAGGGAAACGGTTCTCGCTGGGCTCGGATGCGCATCGGGTCGGCAGCATCGAACAGGGATTCGGCCAGGCGCTCGACTTGCTGAAATCGTACGGCATTCATGAAGTCGTGCAATTTCGGAATCGTGTTCCGCAGCTAGTGCTCATCTAA
- a CDS encoding ABC transporter substrate-binding protein, translating into MKWNAKHAAMMGILASAIAVTGCSSTSNKSDNAQAGSNANANAATPEAGKEKVKVDFWSIWDPTNGNGKLIADEIVKFNEQNPDIEIVMSGQGGYDGVAEKLEAALVAKNTPVIVQIEESFLARYNPIAADLGKYMSPATIANYNEGLTRSSYVDGAFKAAPMNRSTPILYMNADMLKAAGLDPKGPKTWTELHEYAKKLSNPAKGIYGFSGYWDSDAWYWESAVYSYGGEMVNKDGTQVVFDNDKGTGIIKLFQDMVNDKSMLNAYSAQDNQSDLIKQNFFDGKVAMDLDSVGAMGDLTTNAKFNVAVAFQPQEGGKNVVVTGGANMIVLDKATEEQKKAAGKFLDFLANDENVTSLFKTSGYLPTTKSSLETPEMKQWLQEKPQYQVAIDQLQFAHSRPWQKNWKAMYTVILDDLKGAMIDTSKDPKEVIHHAAAAAQQIIDENK; encoded by the coding sequence ATGAAATGGAATGCGAAGCACGCAGCAATGATGGGTATCTTGGCGTCGGCAATCGCCGTAACCGGCTGTTCCAGCACGTCGAACAAATCAGACAATGCGCAAGCCGGTTCGAATGCAAATGCGAATGCAGCTACTCCTGAAGCAGGCAAAGAGAAAGTGAAAGTCGATTTCTGGTCGATCTGGGATCCGACCAACGGCAACGGCAAGCTGATCGCGGACGAAATCGTAAAATTCAACGAACAAAACCCGGATATTGAAATCGTCATGTCGGGTCAAGGCGGCTATGACGGCGTAGCGGAGAAGTTAGAGGCCGCGCTCGTTGCGAAGAACACGCCCGTTATCGTCCAAATCGAAGAATCCTTCCTGGCCCGCTATAATCCGATCGCGGCGGATTTAGGCAAATATATGTCGCCAGCTACCATCGCCAACTATAACGAAGGCTTGACTCGATCCAGCTATGTAGACGGCGCGTTCAAAGCGGCGCCGATGAACCGCAGCACGCCTATTCTGTACATGAATGCCGATATGCTGAAGGCAGCCGGATTGGATCCGAAAGGGCCCAAGACATGGACGGAACTTCATGAATACGCCAAAAAGCTGAGCAACCCCGCGAAAGGAATCTATGGATTCTCGGGATACTGGGATTCCGATGCTTGGTACTGGGAGTCTGCCGTGTACTCCTATGGCGGCGAGATGGTCAACAAGGACGGCACGCAGGTCGTGTTCGATAACGACAAGGGAACCGGCATCATTAAGTTATTCCAAGACATGGTTAACGATAAATCGATGCTTAACGCCTACAGTGCGCAAGACAATCAATCCGATCTCATTAAACAAAACTTCTTTGACGGCAAGGTGGCCATGGATTTGGATTCGGTCGGCGCGATGGGCGATCTGACCACGAATGCCAAGTTCAACGTCGCGGTGGCCTTCCAGCCGCAAGAAGGCGGCAAGAACGTGGTCGTAACCGGCGGCGCGAACATGATCGTCCTCGACAAAGCGACGGAAGAGCAGAAGAAGGCGGCGGGTAAATTCCTTGACTTCTTGGCGAACGACGAGAACGTGACGAGCTTGTTCAAGACGTCGGGCTACTTGCCGACGACCAAGTCTTCGCTGGAAACGCCGGAAATGAAGCAATGGCTGCAAGAAAAACCGCAATATCAAGTGGCGATCGACCAGCTGCAGTTCGCGCACAGCCGCCCTTGGCAGAAAAACTGGAAGGCCATGTACACGGTTATTCTAGACGATCTGAAAGGCGCGATGATCGACACCTCGAAGGATCCGAAGGAAGTTATCCATCATGCCGCGGCAGCAGCGCAGCAAATCATCGACGAAAACAAATAA